The following coding sequences lie in one Silvanigrella aquatica genomic window:
- the fabF gene encoding beta-ketoacyl-ACP synthase II, translating to MKRVVVTGLGIVCPVGNSLEECWENVIAGKSGVGKLTSFEPPENCVQIAAEVKNFEPTKFMNEKEAKRNQRFVQLAVAASKMALENANFKISPENQNDIGVSIGVGVGALGYLEDQSFIARTKGIRRVSPFTIPGYIGNMAAGVVSCETGAKGPNVCTATACSSGAHSIADAMMYIQTGRAKAMICGGAESALSLVAYAGFGQMKALCSDFQDTPERASRPFDKDRSGFIMGEGAGILILEDYEHAIARGAHILCELAGFGASGDAYHFTSPAPQGEGGARAMQQALTTSGLNPEDVDYINAHGTSTELNDLCETQAIKTVFKEHAYKLNVSSTKSMTGHLLGAAGGIEAVFAVMSLKTGFIPPTINLENPSEQCDLNYTPGTAVKRNVNAVLSNSFGFGGTNVSLAFRKV from the coding sequence ATGAAGCGAGTTGTAGTTACAGGCCTTGGCATTGTGTGTCCTGTTGGCAATAGTTTAGAGGAATGCTGGGAAAACGTCATTGCAGGCAAAAGTGGTGTTGGAAAACTAACAAGTTTTGAACCTCCCGAAAATTGCGTTCAAATTGCAGCTGAAGTGAAAAATTTTGAACCTACAAAATTTATGAATGAAAAAGAAGCAAAAAGAAATCAGCGTTTTGTTCAGCTTGCTGTTGCCGCTTCAAAAATGGCATTAGAAAATGCAAATTTTAAAATTTCACCTGAAAATCAAAATGACATAGGCGTTTCTATTGGAGTTGGTGTGGGCGCATTAGGATATTTAGAAGATCAATCCTTTATTGCGAGAACCAAAGGAATCAGACGGGTTTCTCCATTTACAATACCCGGTTATATTGGGAATATGGCCGCCGGCGTAGTTTCTTGTGAAACAGGCGCTAAAGGTCCAAACGTTTGTACGGCCACAGCTTGTTCAAGTGGAGCGCACTCTATTGCCGACGCCATGATGTATATTCAGACAGGGCGCGCCAAAGCGATGATCTGCGGCGGCGCGGAATCTGCTTTAAGTCTTGTTGCTTACGCAGGTTTTGGACAAATGAAAGCGCTTTGCTCTGATTTTCAAGACACACCCGAACGGGCTTCAAGACCTTTTGATAAGGATAGAAGTGGTTTTATTATGGGTGAAGGTGCAGGAATATTAATTCTTGAAGATTATGAGCATGCTATAGCTCGTGGAGCGCATATTCTTTGTGAATTAGCAGGTTTCGGTGCTTCTGGCGATGCTTATCACTTTACTTCACCTGCTCCACAGGGTGAGGGTGGTGCGCGCGCTATGCAACAAGCTTTAACAACTTCAGGATTAAATCCGGAAGATGTTGATTACATAAATGCACATGGTACATCTACAGAACTCAATGACCTTTGTGAAACTCAAGCCATTAAAACTGTTTTCAAAGAACATGCTTATAAATTAAACGTCAGTTCTACAAAAAGTATGACCGGGCATTTATTAGGAGCTGCTGGTGGTATTGAAGCTGTTTTTGCTGTGATGTCGCTTAAGACAGGCTTCATTCCTCCTACAATTAACCTTGAAAATCCTAGTGAGCAATGTGATTTAAATTACACCCCAGGTACAGCTGTAAAACGTAATGTAAATGCGGTGTTATCAAATTCATTTGGATTTGGTGGTACAAATGTTTCGTTAGCTTTTCGTAAAGTTTAA